In a single window of the Hoyosella subflava DQS3-9A1 genome:
- a CDS encoding RluA family pseudouridine synthase, which produces MPVPDGLEGMRVDAGLARLLGLSRTAVATLTDNGSVLVDGAVAGKSDRLHAGAWLEVELPEPKREPENRPEPVEGMTILFADSDIVAVDKPAGVAAHASVGWTGPTVLGGLAAAGYRISTSGPPERQGIVHRLDVGTSGVMLVAVSERAYSIMKRAFKYRNVKKQYHTLVQGHPDPSSGTIEAPIARHGSNDWKFAVRADGKHSVTHYDTIEAFQAASLLSVDLETGRTHQIRVHFSALKHPCCGDLTYGADPRLAERLGLERQWLHACSLGFAHPADGRWVEITSEYPADLRHALDVLNAH; this is translated from the coding sequence ATGCCGGTGCCTGATGGGCTTGAGGGGATGCGGGTTGATGCGGGTCTCGCGCGGCTGCTCGGATTGTCACGGACGGCAGTTGCGACACTCACGGACAATGGCTCCGTCCTCGTCGATGGCGCGGTCGCGGGGAAGTCAGATCGTCTGCATGCGGGAGCGTGGCTTGAGGTCGAACTGCCCGAACCGAAGCGGGAACCGGAGAACCGGCCGGAGCCCGTCGAGGGGATGACGATCCTTTTCGCCGACAGCGACATTGTTGCGGTCGATAAGCCCGCTGGGGTCGCTGCGCACGCCAGTGTCGGCTGGACCGGACCGACGGTGCTCGGCGGTCTCGCCGCCGCAGGCTACCGGATATCCACGTCCGGCCCGCCGGAGCGGCAAGGCATTGTCCACCGGCTCGATGTTGGGACCTCGGGAGTCATGCTCGTCGCGGTATCCGAACGTGCGTACAGCATCATGAAACGCGCATTCAAATACCGCAACGTCAAAAAGCAGTACCACACCCTGGTGCAAGGTCATCCTGATCCCAGTAGCGGCACGATCGAGGCTCCGATAGCGCGGCACGGCAGCAATGACTGGAAGTTCGCGGTCCGCGCCGACGGTAAACACAGCGTGACCCATTACGACACGATCGAAGCTTTCCAGGCAGCAAGTCTTCTCAGCGTTGACCTCGAGACCGGTCGTACCCATCAGATCCGCGTTCATTTCTCCGCTCTCAAACACCCGTGCTGCGGCGATCTGACATACGGTGCGGACCCGCGCCTCGCCGAGCGTCTAGGACTGGAACGTCAATGGCTGCACGCCTGCTCCCTCGGGTTTGCTCACCCAGCGGATGGCCGCTGGGTCGAGATCACCAGTGAATACCCAGCAGATCTGCGTCACGCACTCGACGTGCTCAATGCGCACTAA
- the lspA gene encoding signal peptidase II produces the protein MSHDDTQPEIAHPKRLRLLFSVAVVVLALDLVTKSVAVALLEDREPVRLLGGAVYLVLYRNPGAAFSMATGMTWLLTLVAITVVVVIIRLSRNLRSLPWALGLGFVLGGALGNLADRMFRAPGPMQGHVVDFVSLFAPDGSVWPVFNVADPAIVGGAIFLVALTFLGLDPDGQRHSKKEQVDEEGKR, from the coding sequence GTGAGTCACGACGACACCCAACCTGAAATCGCACATCCGAAACGTTTGCGCCTCCTGTTTTCCGTGGCAGTGGTGGTGCTCGCGCTCGACCTTGTCACCAAGTCCGTGGCGGTTGCTCTGCTGGAGGACAGGGAGCCGGTACGGCTGCTCGGTGGCGCGGTGTACCTCGTGCTCTACCGCAACCCAGGTGCGGCGTTTTCGATGGCAACAGGGATGACGTGGTTGCTTACGCTCGTTGCCATCACCGTTGTCGTCGTCATAATCAGGCTGAGCCGCAATCTCCGCTCGTTGCCCTGGGCGCTTGGGCTCGGTTTTGTTCTCGGCGGTGCGTTAGGCAACCTCGCCGACCGGATGTTCCGAGCACCAGGTCCGATGCAGGGACACGTGGTCGACTTCGTGTCCTTGTTTGCCCCAGACGGGAGCGTATGGCCAGTATTCAACGTGGCTGACCCCGCCATCGTGGGCGGCGCCATCTTCCTTGTCGCTCTGACATTTCTCGGGCTCGACCCGGATGGGCAGCGACATTCGAAGAAGGAGCAAGTCGACGAAGAGGGCAAGCGATGA